DNA sequence from the Callospermophilus lateralis isolate mCalLat2 chromosome 2, mCalLat2.hap1, whole genome shotgun sequence genome:
GGGCAGTCACCCTCTTCCTAACATTCATCTCACTGTCATTGTCTGGGTTGGAGTTCCCCCTGGACTCTACATTCCATGAGTCTGTGCATTTATTGTGGGTTCTGAACTCCTAGCCTATAGCAAGTGTTTCATAAATATGTTTAGTGAGTGCATCTAAGTCCTGAGTGCACAGGGAAAAGGAACCCAGAACACATGGGGCCAAGTTTGAGGACTTCCTGCATGAGTTCTGAGAAGCAGGTCTCTGAGACTGGGCCAGGCAGCTGCAGGGCAGGCAGAACTGCGGAGACAGACCTGCTGGATAGGTAAGACCCAACGCCGGCTCAGAGGCCCTGGGGAGTGCAAGTCCTGGCCCAGGGCCTTCAGAGCCAGTGAAGCCTTCCCCAAGTACTGACCTAGGAGATTGCCCCTTCCCACCCCTTCCCTGTTTTCAACAGTGAATAAGGCAGCCCAAGGCAGAGGTGAAGTGTGGACAGGGGTACCTGACCACCTGGACTCTGGTCCAGGCTCTTCCACCCCAGATTAaccccctgacttttggcaaggcACTTAACCCCTGTGGGCCCCCACAGAGAGGACTGGCCTACAGGGTGGATCAGGGCCCTAAAATCCCATGAGTCTGTAAGAAAGGACCCAGGTGCCTCAATCCCAAGCTCAAGGTTTTGAGCAAATTGGAAAGGAAGCATGAGTTAGACAGTGGACACAGCACGTGTCAGGTCCAAGTGGGAGGACTTAAAGCTTGTAGCAGGTGCTCGATAAATATCTGCTGAATGCATGAACACATGGCATGAGGAAGGCGAGTGCAGAAGCAGTTGGGTCAAGCAGGCTTCCATTAGAAAGGCCCCCTCTtgggcctcagctcctggctcacAGTGGTGCTTTTCTCCAGGGGCACTGACTCCTCATCCTCCCTTCCTGGTGCCCTCAGTACCCTCCCCCAAACCCCTGGCCTCACCTCTGCCTCTGGAGCCTTCTACTGCCCTAGCAAGGGTCAGTGGGGCTGCACCATCTCTCTGAGCTGCCTGTAAAGATGTGGCCAGGAAGCAAGGCTACAGGGCTCCTTCTGGTCCCTTTTTAAGGGACTCAAATTGCCAAGCTCCTTTCCTCCCCACCTCCGTCATGTCCCTAAGGATGAGCAGAAACATGGACCAGGGCGGAGGTCAGCTGGGGCCACATGCTGGACCACCAGGAGCTCTGGAGGCATGGAGCTGTCCAAGAAAGGCCAAAGGAGGTCCTGCAGCCTTGTTCCTACCCAGGGTCTCCCTCACCAGGGCCAGGTCTGGAGCCTGAACTCAGCTCAGACACATTCTGGAAGGATGGACGGCTTCATCTCCAAGAGTGGGGGACACAGGCTTCCGGCTGCCTGCCCTGTTTTTGGTTTGTTGTCAGCCCTTCTGCAGGACATGGGCAGGTGGGAAAAGGGAGGGATGGGGCCCAAGGCTAAGGACTCCCGACCCAGAACCCCTTTAAGGCAGATAATCTGTGCTTTACAAAGAGATGATGAAACAAACACACCACAACGAACAAGCAAACGCACAAGACAGCTCACAGGGATCGGGAAGGGCAGCGCGACAGGAGGGGAGAAGAGCAAGGCGGGAGGCAGGGGGTCCTCAGGGCAGGCTGGCGATGTCTCTCTCTGGAGGGGGCCCCACTGGCTTGGGGCTGCTCTCATTGGCTTTTCCTTCAAACATCATGACTCTGGTTTGGAGACGgaggaaagaatgaaaaaaacaaaacaagagaatTAGGATCCCTTTCCTCATCCAGAAAGGTCTCCCCAGCCTTCATGTCTGCAGAGTGCCCCCCAAATCTGTCCTCTGGGGGATCCTTATGAAAGCCCATACTGGCAGCTGCTGGGCTCACAGCGGTAACGTGACTCCCCTGCCACACAGGCGGCCCACGTGGAGGCAGGGTGAGGCTCCAGCCTTCAGACTTCTAGGCCAAGCGCCCTCCCCTGTCCTTGCTGTCTGAGCAAACTGGGGTCTTCAAAAGCCTAACCAAGCATGGGGAAGGGGTTCCAAATGGAACTTCTGAGGGGAACAGCCTGGATTTGAATACCAGCCTGCTGCTTCTCAGCTGAGCGACTTGAGCTAGGCCCTCAGCCTCTCTGGTCCTCAGGGACTGAACCAGGGGGTCGTGAACTGACTATTGAGCCTCCTCGGTCTTTGGTGAACTCCTTCATAAAATGAGACAGGTATAGTGGACTTTAGtactttagaaaaaaatgaatctTACGTCATAAAAGCCAAGTAGGGTTCCTTTTCAGCTGTGACAAATGACAAGAAGACTCCAGGGAATTTCCCTAATACTCTTCAGTGGGGAAGAACCTTCAGGGCATGAGTTCAGCCACCCTGTTAGCGGCTGGCCATGAGCAGGCGCTAGGCTGAAACCCTGTGTCGTCCCACTAGCCCGAAGGACAGTATGTTGAGGAAGATGCACAtcatcccatttcacagatggagAAGCTGGGGCTCACTGACTAAGGTAACTCAATCAGGGTCATTCGGGTCACAAGTAAGAGCACCAGGATTCAAACTCTGCCTCTTTTTAGAACTGATTTCAATTCTGTTTTATGCTCACAACAACCCTCCTGGCGGCAGTAGAGTTGATTTATAAATGAGGAATCTGAGCCCAGGAAGTGCTGACAGACTCATCGCCAGTGTCAGCCGTTTGACAGGCAGGGATATGAGGCTCAGAAAAATCAAGTGCCCAGCACTGGCCAGGGAATGGCTGTGCCTTCAGAGGCCCACAGGGAGGTACTCACAGCTTGAGGACAGCGGACCGTTTCCCCAGCATCATATTCACAAAGTCTCGGTAGGAGATGGTGTCACTGACTCCGCCTGTCACCTCCGAGATCATCTTCTTCATCTCCAGGTGGGTCTTGGGGACCCCAAGCTTCTCCATCATCCTCTTTAAAGACATCAGGTCTGCCGGAGGAAAAGCAGGTCCACTCAGTGCAGACAGGCGGCTGAGGCTGAGCTCAGAAGCCAGGAAGGCTCCCCTCCTGCACCCCAGATGCTTGGCGGGAGATCTGCTCCCTGCATCAGCAGCCGCGAGTATTCCTCCTCGATGGGGGACAGGCCCACCACGGGCCCAGTgctacaaacctgggcttttGGAGTCGGACTCCAGGAGGGACAGAGCTCTGCCATCCTTGGCTGTGGGACCGGGGCAGACCATTTAGCTTGAACCCTGCTTCATCAGCGGCAGAATGGGTTGCTGGGGTCATTCAGAGGCATGATGCCTGGAAAGCTCTGGCTCAGACCAGGCACTCAGTAATGGAGCCATTGAACTTCACACTATTATAGTGATCTCTGCCGTCCCCTGTGGTTAGAGTGAGCCCCGGTGCCCGCCCTCCTGCTACCCAGAGAGTTACTGCCTGGTGGGAGTGGGGAGGTCAGGGAGTGGGCCTGGGCCCAggcattcaaagtcagcctcctgGGCACAGCTTTGTCAGGTGACTAATTGCCACCTGCCCCTCCCACCACGCTGTCCTCAAGTCCACCTCAGCTGGAAGGGGGAGAGAGCCAAAAATATCCCTCAGAGCAGGAAAAGcaacaaaagaacaaaattcaAGAAAAACAAGGGAGGCAACAAAAAGTTACTACACCCCAAGGGGCCACCACCAAGATCTGAGGCAACTTCCGCAGGATTGTTCTGCAGTGGACAATGGATAAGTGAAAGAGGGCGGGAGTAGAGCTGGGCAGGGGCTGAATTAAGGGCCGGGAGCTCTGTGGTAAGGCAGGGCAGGCAGGAAGGTGCCAGACTGTCCGGGGCCCTTCAGAGCCAGGCAGTTCCTACAGCACACAGCAACGGGGCTGCCCCAGATGCCCATCAGAGTGGAAACTGGCAAGACCTTTCCGGAGGGAAGCGTGGCAGATACTTCAgaaggctcatgtgtgagattTACTCTGAAGAAATAACCAGCAAATGGACCAAGATTCATGTACAAAGATGCTCTTCACAGGATCACCATGGTCGAAATTGGAAATCATCTGAATCGTCAATACTGGGGTATTGGCAAAATAAATGAGTCCATTCCTGTGATGGAATATCATGTAGCTATGAGGCAGAAGAACCTATTCAGAACCAAAGGCTGGGCTCTGGGCCCACCCCTCAACCACTGGGGGCCCCAACCAAGTCCTTTCACCTCTAAGTCTTGGTTTCTGCTCCTGTGAAATGGGGGTGATTGAACCAGCCTGACCCTGTTGGACTGTGGCCGGTGAGGCCGGAGCTTTGGATCCCAGGCCTCCACCCACCCTGCGCCCCTGCCCCCGGCCTCCAGGCCACTCACCAATCTCGCCTTCGTTGTTGAGGtcgaactccatgtatttttctGAAAACGAGAAGCAACACCTGGCATGAGCCTGGAAGCAGCATCTCTCCCTGTGGGGTCCAGGGCCCCTGGAGGGGGCTGACTGGGTCCTGGAAAGCCCTCATTGCCCTCCTCAGCCATGGAATCCTGTGGCCTCAGCCATGGTCTCTTCTGAACATAGCTCTGCCTGCATCACCCCCACCAGCACCTGGGAGGGAAGACAGCAGGGGGCCACTCTGACCCTGGTACTAAGAAGGCAGCTGCTTCCTCCTGGGTCCCCATGGGCCATCTGCATCTGAATCTGCTGCCAAGTGATTGGAACAGATTCTCTGTCCTGGAGACTCAAGTCCAAGGGTTAGGGCAAAGGCAGGAAGGGTGTTTCAGAGTGTCCCAGTGACCCAGAGATCCCGGGGTTCCGAAACCAACAGAAACGCCCTTGGGCGTGCAATAGCTCATAGTGGCACCTATGGTCCATGGTGGTCCGCAGACACTCC
Encoded proteins:
- the Aif1l gene encoding allograft inflammatory factor 1-like, encoding MSVALSNRFQGGKAFGLLKARQERRLAEINREFLCDQKYSDEENLPEKLSAFKEKYMEFDLNNEGEIDLMSLKRMMEKLGVPKTHLEMKKMISEVTGGVSDTISYRDFVNMMLGKRSAVLKLVMMFEGKANESSPKPVGPPPERDIASLP